The DNA region CTGGAGTCGGTCGATCTGACGCCCGCCGACGATCTGCTTGGCAAATACCCGCACCAGCTCAGCGGCGGGCAGCGCCAGCGCGTGGCGATCGCCCGCGCGCTGACGGTCAATCCGGCGCTGATCGTCGCCGACGAGGCCGTCTCGATGGTCGATGTCTCGATCCGTATCAGCCTGCTCAAAACGCTGACACGGCTCACCGAGCGCATGGGCCTGGCGGTGCTGTTCATCACCCACGATCTGGCGCTGGCGACGTATTTTGCATGGCAGGGACGCATCGGCGTGATGTACCTCGGCAGGCTGGTCGAGCTTGCGCCGACGCCGCTGCTGATCGAGCGTCCGCAGCATCCCTACACGCAGGCGCTGCTGGCGGCGGTTCCTCAGGTCGATCCCGATGCGGAGCGCCGCAGGCCGCAGGTCGCGCTGCGCAGCATGGACCTGCCCAGCCTGCTCGATCCGCCAACCGGCTGCCCGTTTCATCCGCGCTGCCCGCGCTTTGAGGGCGAGATCTGCATGCGTGCTGTGCCGGAGCTGGTGCCGTTTCGCGACGGATCGGCGGTCGCGTGCCATCCGGTCCAGCGCGAGAGCGCAAAAGCAAAAATCTTATGTCAAGGAGATAGCCATG from Herpetosiphonaceae bacterium includes:
- a CDS encoding ABC transporter ATP-binding protein, whose protein sequence is MSIPLIALDRVSRSFAVKRRTITAVDDLSLAIDAGEILCLVGESGCGKTTTGKLIAGLLAPSAGTIRFRGSDIARLSGAQRRAYRLGVQLIHQDPYAALNPAHTISETLAAPLRHHRLTRGSAQTRQRVRELLESVDLTPADDLLGKYPHQLSGGQRQRVAIARALTVNPALIVADEAVSMVDVSIRISLLKTLTRLTERMGLAVLFITHDLALATYFAWQGRIGVMYLGRLVELAPTPLLIERPQHPYTQALLAAVPQVDPDAERRRPQVALRSMDLPSLLDPPTGCPFHPRCPRFEGEICMRAVPELVPFRDGSAVACHPVQRESAKAKILCQGDSHVKS